In Rosa chinensis cultivar Old Blush chromosome 1, RchiOBHm-V2, whole genome shotgun sequence, a genomic segment contains:
- the LOC112201498 gene encoding protein WUSCHEL — protein sequence MHCKQSNIRWLPTTDHIRILKELYDDKGVKSPTVEQVQRITLQLKWYGQIENKNVFYWFQNQRAREKLQKKKLTSDVQVPKQRSGLTTSDEGGGHGGGSYISLELSLSCEGKAGKIF from the exons ATGCATTGCAAGCAGAGTAATATCAGGTGGCTTCCTACTACAGATCatataagaatcctcaaggagctttATGATGACAAAGGAGTTAAGTCCCCCACTGTAGAGCAGGTTCAGAGGATCACTCTCCAGCTAAAATGGTACGGACAGATCGAGAATAAGAACGTCTTTTATTGGTTCCAGAATCAAAGGGCTCGGGAGAAGCTGCAAAAGAAAAAGCTCACTTCGGATGTTCAAGTGCCCAAGCAAAGATCAGggctt actacttccgacgAAGGTGGTGGTCATGGTGGTGGCTcttacatttcccttgagctcagcctttccTGCGAGGGAAAAGCTGGAAAAATTTTCTAG